One genomic window of Prochlorococcus marinus CUG1416 includes the following:
- the rplJ gene encoding 50S ribosomal protein L10 has product MGRTLENKQQIVTEIKSLLNDSEMAVVLDYKGLTIKEMSDLRSRLQTTNGICKVTKNSLMRKAIDGDSNWNDLESLLTGTNAFVLIKEDVGGAVKAIRSFQKDTKKSETKGALFEGRLLSDSEIKEIASLPSKEVLMAKIAGALNGVASKIAISINEVPSGLARSLKQHSEKSES; this is encoded by the coding sequence ATGGGCCGAACACTAGAGAATAAGCAACAAATCGTTACTGAGATTAAATCTCTTTTAAACGACTCGGAAATGGCTGTAGTTCTTGACTATAAAGGTTTAACTATCAAAGAGATGTCAGATTTGCGATCTAGATTGCAAACAACTAACGGCATTTGCAAAGTTACTAAAAATTCATTAATGCGTAAAGCTATTGATGGAGATAGTAATTGGAACGATCTTGAATCTTTACTGACCGGAACAAATGCTTTTGTCTTAATCAAAGAAGATGTTGGTGGTGCTGTAAAAGCAATCCGATCTTTTCAAAAAGACACCAAAAAATCCGAAACCAAAGGAGCTTTATTTGAAGGCAGACTTCTTAGCGATTCTGAAATTAAAGAAATTGCAAGTCTTCCATCTAAAGAAGTATTGATGGCAAAAATTGCTGGCGCTCTAAATGGCGTTGCATCAAAAATTGCAATCTCTATCAATGAAGTGCCTTCTGGACTTGCTAGATCACTTAAACAACATTCTGAAAAATCAGAATCTTAA
- the rplA gene encoding 50S ribosomal protein L1 gives MKKLSKRMAALSTKIEDRIYAPLEALSIIKENANAKFDETIEAHIRLGIDPKYTDQQLRTTVALPNGTGQSIRIAVITSGENVSKAKSAGADLFGEEDLVESINKGNMDFDLLIATPDMMPKVAKLGRVLGPRGLMPNPKAGTVTNDIANAIKEFKAGKLEFRADKAGIVHVRFGKASFTKEALFDNLKTLQESIDKNKPSGAKGKYWKSFYITSTMGPSVQVDINAIQDYQPEG, from the coding sequence ATGAAAAAACTATCAAAAAGAATGGCGGCTCTATCAACAAAGATAGAAGATCGTATTTACGCCCCACTTGAAGCCCTTAGTATTATCAAGGAGAATGCCAACGCTAAATTTGATGAAACTATTGAAGCCCATATACGTTTAGGTATTGATCCAAAATATACTGATCAACAATTAAGGACCACAGTCGCTTTACCAAATGGTACTGGCCAAAGCATCAGAATTGCAGTAATCACAAGCGGTGAGAATGTATCGAAAGCTAAGTCTGCTGGTGCAGATTTATTTGGAGAGGAAGATCTTGTGGAAAGCATCAACAAAGGAAATATGGATTTTGATCTACTTATTGCAACTCCAGATATGATGCCAAAGGTTGCAAAATTAGGACGAGTTTTAGGACCTAGAGGTTTAATGCCTAACCCTAAAGCTGGTACAGTGACTAATGATATTGCTAATGCAATAAAAGAATTCAAAGCTGGTAAGCTCGAATTTAGAGCAGACAAAGCAGGTATTGTTCATGTCCGCTTTGGAAAAGCCAGTTTTACAAAAGAGGCGCTATTTGACAACTTAAAAACCTTACAAGAATCAATTGATAAAAACAAACCAAGTGGAGCTAAAGGAAAGTATTGGAAAAGTTTTTATATAACTTCAACTATGGGACCTTCTGTTCAAGTAGACATAAATGCCATACAAGATTACCAACCTGAAGGTTAA
- the rplK gene encoding 50S ribosomal protein L11 translates to MAKKIVAVIKLALQAGKANPAPPVGPALGQHGVNIMAFCKEYNARTQDKAGFVIPVEISVFEDRSFTFITKTPPASVLITKAAGIEKGSGESAKGSVGNISKAQLEEIAKTKLPDLNCSSVESAMKVIEGTARNMGVSITD, encoded by the coding sequence ATGGCAAAAAAAATTGTTGCAGTTATTAAGCTTGCTCTGCAAGCAGGCAAAGCAAATCCTGCTCCCCCTGTAGGGCCAGCTTTAGGACAACATGGTGTAAATATCATGGCATTTTGTAAAGAATACAATGCAAGAACACAAGATAAAGCAGGTTTTGTAATTCCAGTTGAGATTTCTGTTTTTGAAGATAGAAGCTTTACTTTTATTACAAAAACACCACCTGCTTCTGTCTTAATAACAAAAGCAGCGGGTATAGAGAAAGGATCAGGTGAATCCGCGAAAGGTTCCGTTGGGAATATAAGTAAAGCTCAATTAGAAGAAATAGCCAAAACTAAGCTTCCTGATCTAAACTGTTCTAGTGTTGAATCAGCAATGAAAGTAATAGAGGGTACTGCTCGTAATATGGGCGTCTCTATTACTGATTAA
- the nusG gene encoding transcription termination/antitermination protein NusG, whose translation MSNELTTNLASSKANTSIARWYAVQVASSCEKKVKATLEQRSVTLGVNNRIIEIEIPQTPGIKLKKDGSRQTTEEKVFPGYVLVRMILDEDTMMAVKSTPNVINFVGAEDGRASGRSRGHIKPRPLSRQEVNRIFKRASEKKAVIKLDIEEKDRIIVTSGPFKDFQGEVIEVSGERNKLKALLSIFGRETPVELEFSQINKQN comes from the coding sequence ATGAGTAATGAATTGACTACAAACCTTGCTTCTTCAAAGGCAAATACTAGCATCGCAAGATGGTATGCAGTTCAAGTTGCATCAAGCTGCGAGAAAAAAGTAAAAGCAACTCTTGAGCAGAGATCAGTAACTTTAGGAGTTAATAATCGAATCATTGAAATTGAAATCCCCCAAACTCCTGGGATTAAATTAAAAAAAGATGGCAGTAGACAAACTACTGAAGAAAAAGTTTTTCCAGGTTATGTCCTCGTAAGAATGATTTTGGATGAAGATACAATGATGGCTGTAAAAAGCACTCCAAATGTAATTAACTTTGTTGGTGCTGAAGACGGTAGAGCTAGCGGGAGATCACGAGGTCATATTAAACCTCGACCATTATCCAGACAAGAAGTTAATAGAATATTCAAGCGCGCATCAGAGAAAAAAGCTGTCATCAAGTTAGATATTGAAGAAAAAGATAGAATCATAGTAACTAGTGGTCCATTCAAGGATTTCCAGGGAGAAGTTATAGAAGTTTCTGGGGAAAGAAATAAATTAAAAGCATTACTTTCAATATTTGGGCGCGAGACTCCTGTAGAATTAGAATTCTCCCAAATCAATAAACAAAATTAA
- the secE gene encoding preprotein translocase subunit SecE, whose translation MTIPTTNQEPLKKESPQLEEPKKKNNFLRSTYDELKLVVWPNKQQLFSESVAVIIMVSFSAAAIASVSRFYGWAASQIFG comes from the coding sequence GTGACAATTCCTACTACTAATCAAGAACCTCTTAAAAAAGAGTCCCCTCAATTGGAAGAGCCTAAAAAAAAGAATAATTTTTTAAGATCTACCTACGATGAGCTTAAACTTGTCGTGTGGCCAAACAAACAACAACTTTTTAGCGAATCGGTTGCGGTTATAATTATGGTATCCTTCTCTGCGGCAGCAATAGCATCTGTCAGCAGATTCTATGGATGGGCAGCCTCGCAAATTTTTGGTTGA
- a CDS encoding ATP-dependent Clp protease ATP-binding subunit: MRETLTSSPELFSDISWNLLLLGEETAKKWDHSEFNIEHIIHTLFSSSEFFAFIEKLSIDQDTVLDITEEFLEESPTNESEIFTIGEDLEILLDNANQIKIQWGSRLIEIPHLLIALGRDLRIGNYVFQEGNLSIEKLEEELKFFPNINQSKNSVDYKNVIEINNQSNFESNKETEVKEEKSEKAIVPLSKSELQSETKKQVDKDENALSLYGKDLTESAKKGLLDPVIGRENEINNLMRVLCRRNKNNPILIGNPGVGKTSIAKLLAQLILEKKVPDSLKDFKIISLDLGALVSGTKFRGQLEERLSLILQELNDPSQGMILFIDEIHSILSSDRSTADISNILKPLLAEGELRCIGTTTPEKFRETIEKDQALNNCFQKIVVNEPSVELSAKILQGIKKKYELHHGISISEDAVNYSAKLADRYISDKCLPDKAIDLIDEAAAQLKIESNNKPQIILQQENKIHTIDEKLNNLIDGNIEEKEKLLNMSQQAEAKLNVLFDNWNNLREEMVKLSILMKAEDKLTKKIKDNSNYEIVNDFDFLERLEEELSEIENEIQKVKGNFKKIKKNRNFPFKYQVEPDDIADVISKITGIPISKVVSNERKKLVNLEKELSEKVIGQEKAIEAVSSAIRRARVGMKSPKRPVGSFLFMGPTGVGKTELAKSLASALFDEEGALLRLDMSEYMEKNAVARLLGAPPGYVGYEEGGQLTEAVRRKPYSVILLDEIEKAHTEVFNILLQVLDEGRLTDSQGRTVDFKNTVIIMTSNLAGKVILEYSKKISKNAEKLVKDQQTLDNSIRNTLSSIFRPEFLNRIDEVVKFDPLSIDELQKIIIIQTEDLKNLLLEQRINITIDKKVIQKIANDSYEPEYGARPLSRELRRQIENPLAAKLLEDNFKNKKNIIIKLNPAKKDEIVFSPS; this comes from the coding sequence ATGAGAGAAACCCTTACATCAAGTCCTGAACTTTTTAGCGATATAAGTTGGAATCTTCTTCTATTAGGCGAAGAAACAGCAAAAAAATGGGACCATAGCGAATTTAATATTGAACACATAATTCATACATTGTTTTCATCAAGTGAATTTTTTGCTTTCATTGAAAAATTATCAATAGACCAAGATACAGTTTTAGATATAACAGAAGAATTTTTAGAAGAGAGCCCAACAAATGAGTCAGAAATTTTTACTATCGGGGAAGATTTAGAAATTCTTTTAGATAATGCAAATCAGATTAAAATTCAATGGGGATCAAGATTAATAGAAATCCCACATTTACTCATTGCTCTTGGAAGAGATTTAAGAATTGGTAATTATGTTTTTCAAGAAGGCAATCTTTCAATTGAAAAATTAGAGGAAGAATTAAAGTTTTTTCCAAATATTAATCAATCGAAAAATTCTGTTGATTATAAGAATGTAATTGAGATAAATAATCAATCTAATTTCGAATCAAATAAAGAAACTGAAGTCAAAGAAGAAAAATCAGAAAAAGCTATAGTTCCATTATCAAAAAGTGAACTTCAAAGCGAAACCAAAAAACAAGTTGACAAAGATGAAAATGCCCTTTCACTTTATGGAAAGGATTTAACAGAATCAGCTAAAAAAGGTTTACTAGATCCTGTTATTGGAAGAGAAAATGAGATCAACAATTTAATGAGGGTACTATGCAGAAGAAACAAAAATAATCCAATACTTATCGGTAATCCTGGAGTGGGTAAAACCTCAATTGCGAAACTACTTGCACAATTAATCTTAGAAAAAAAAGTACCGGATTCTCTAAAAGACTTTAAGATTATTTCACTTGACTTAGGAGCATTAGTTTCTGGGACAAAATTTAGAGGCCAACTAGAGGAACGACTAAGTTTAATACTGCAGGAATTAAACGATCCAAGCCAAGGAATGATTTTATTTATTGATGAAATCCACTCAATATTGAGTTCTGACAGATCTACTGCCGATATTAGTAATATCTTAAAACCTTTACTAGCAGAAGGAGAACTTAGATGTATTGGTACAACAACACCTGAAAAATTTCGTGAAACTATTGAAAAAGATCAGGCATTGAATAATTGCTTTCAAAAGATAGTTGTTAATGAACCTTCAGTAGAATTGAGCGCAAAAATACTGCAAGGCATCAAAAAGAAATATGAATTACATCATGGCATAAGTATTTCTGAAGACGCTGTGAATTATTCTGCAAAATTAGCCGACAGATATATTAGCGATAAATGTCTCCCTGATAAAGCAATAGATTTAATTGATGAAGCAGCTGCACAATTAAAAATCGAGTCTAATAACAAGCCTCAAATTATTCTCCAACAAGAAAACAAAATTCATACTATTGATGAAAAACTGAATAATTTGATAGATGGAAATATCGAAGAGAAAGAAAAACTATTAAATATGAGTCAACAAGCAGAGGCAAAATTGAATGTTCTTTTCGATAATTGGAATAATTTACGCGAAGAAATGGTGAAATTATCTATTTTAATGAAAGCAGAAGATAAGCTAACAAAAAAAATTAAAGACAACTCTAATTATGAGATTGTAAATGATTTTGATTTTTTAGAAAGGCTTGAAGAAGAGTTAAGTGAAATAGAGAATGAAATACAAAAAGTTAAAGGAAACTTTAAAAAAATAAAGAAAAATAGAAATTTCCCGTTCAAATATCAAGTTGAACCTGATGACATTGCTGATGTTATCTCAAAAATCACAGGTATTCCAATTTCTAAAGTAGTTTCAAATGAACGAAAGAAGTTAGTTAATTTAGAAAAAGAATTAAGTGAAAAAGTTATTGGCCAAGAAAAAGCTATAGAAGCTGTTTCTTCTGCAATTAGAAGGGCTCGCGTTGGCATGAAAAGTCCCAAAAGACCTGTTGGTTCTTTTTTATTTATGGGTCCTACAGGTGTTGGTAAAACGGAATTAGCAAAATCTCTTGCATCAGCATTATTTGATGAAGAAGGAGCACTTTTAAGATTAGATATGAGTGAATATATGGAGAAAAATGCAGTAGCAAGACTTTTGGGAGCTCCTCCAGGTTATGTTGGTTATGAAGAGGGAGGGCAATTAACTGAAGCCGTAAGACGCAAACCCTATTCAGTAATACTTCTTGATGAGATAGAAAAAGCACATACAGAAGTTTTTAATATCCTTTTACAAGTCTTAGATGAAGGAAGATTAACGGACTCTCAAGGTAGAACCGTGGACTTCAAAAATACCGTAATCATTATGACAAGTAACCTAGCTGGGAAAGTTATACTGGAGTATTCAAAAAAGATTTCTAAAAATGCAGAAAAGTTAGTAAAAGATCAACAAACTCTAGACAATTCGATTCGCAATACATTGTCTTCAATTTTTAGACCTGAATTTTTGAATAGGATTGATGAAGTAGTAAAGTTTGATCCATTATCTATTGATGAACTTCAAAAAATAATTATTATTCAAACAGAAGATTTAAAAAACCTACTTCTTGAACAGAGAATAAATATCACAATAGACAAAAAAGTTATCCAAAAAATCGCAAACGATTCCTACGAACCTGAATATGGTGCTAGACCACTTAGCAGGGAACTTAGAAGACAGATAGAAAATCCCTTAGCTGCAAAACTGTTAGAAGATAACTTTAAAAACAAAAAGAATATCATAATTAAACTTAACCCTGCCAAAAAGGATGAGATTGTTTTCAGCCCTAGCTGA
- the eno gene encoding phosphopyruvate hydratase, giving the protein MKETIDFLIDTIEARQVLDSRGNPTVEAEVFLECGARGIAIVPSGASTGAHEAHELRDGGSNYMGKGVLNAVNKIHETISPALCGLSALDQTAVDKLMIEIDGTPNKSNLGANSILAVSLATARASANALDIPLYRYLGDPLSNLLPVPLMNVINGGAHAPNRLDFQEFMLVPHGVQNFSESLRMGTEIFHSLKSLLDKKGLSTAVGDEGGFAPDLSSSEEAGDLLLEAIQKAGFIPGEQVSLALDAASTEFYNNGIYKYEGKNLNSSEMISYLSRLVSNYPIVSIEDGLAEDDWEGWSELNKELGNKVQLVGDDLFVTNTERLRKGIMEKSANSILIKVNQIGTLTETLEAIELAKTSGFTSVISHRSGETEDTTIADLSVATRSGQIKTGSLSRSERIAKYNRLLKIEEELGSQARFAGALGLGPKNI; this is encoded by the coding sequence GTGAAAGAAACTATTGATTTTCTTATTGACACTATTGAAGCAAGGCAAGTCCTTGATTCAAGAGGCAATCCGACTGTCGAGGCAGAAGTCTTTTTGGAATGTGGTGCAAGGGGTATAGCAATTGTTCCTAGCGGAGCCAGTACTGGTGCTCATGAGGCACATGAATTAAGAGATGGCGGTTCAAATTATATGGGTAAAGGTGTATTAAATGCTGTTAATAAAATTCATGAAACAATATCGCCGGCTTTATGTGGCTTGTCAGCTTTAGATCAAACGGCGGTAGATAAGTTAATGATTGAAATTGATGGAACTCCTAATAAGTCCAACCTTGGAGCTAATTCAATCCTTGCAGTAAGTCTTGCAACTGCCAGAGCGTCAGCAAATGCTTTAGACATCCCCCTTTATAGATATCTTGGAGATCCATTATCTAATCTTCTTCCCGTACCATTGATGAATGTAATAAATGGCGGTGCTCATGCGCCAAATAGACTTGATTTTCAGGAATTTATGCTTGTCCCACATGGAGTTCAGAATTTCAGTGAATCACTAAGAATGGGTACTGAAATTTTTCACTCATTAAAATCATTACTGGATAAAAAAGGTCTATCTACCGCTGTAGGCGATGAGGGTGGATTTGCACCTGATTTATCATCGAGTGAAGAGGCAGGTGACTTACTGTTAGAAGCAATTCAAAAAGCTGGATTTATTCCTGGTGAGCAAGTTTCTTTAGCTTTAGATGCTGCCAGTACTGAATTTTATAACAATGGCATTTATAAATATGAAGGAAAAAATTTAAATAGTTCTGAAATGATTTCATATCTTTCAAGATTAGTTTCTAATTATCCAATAGTTTCAATAGAGGACGGTTTAGCAGAAGATGATTGGGAGGGTTGGTCAGAATTAAATAAAGAACTGGGAAATAAAGTTCAACTTGTAGGCGATGATTTATTCGTTACTAATACAGAAAGGTTAAGGAAAGGGATTATGGAAAAATCTGCTAATTCAATCCTAATAAAAGTGAATCAAATTGGAACATTAACTGAAACATTAGAAGCTATTGAGTTAGCTAAGACTTCCGGTTTTACAAGTGTTATAAGTCATAGAAGTGGTGAGACGGAAGATACAACAATTGCTGACTTATCTGTCGCCACAAGATCTGGTCAGATCAAGACCGGCTCTTTGAGTAGAAGTGAAAGAATTGCAAAATATAATAGGCTTTTGAAAATTGAAGAGGAACTGGGAAGTCAAGCAAGATTTGCTGGAGCTTTAGGTTTGGGTCCTAAAAATATATAG
- a CDS encoding ABC1 kinase family protein gives MSYYILHDLFKKLKRGFLIWITLISLLIILWLDNLRFTIFQTKSHKKSRIQIKRAKWFTNQLINLGSAFIKIGQLLSARPDLIPNTWIQELSKLQDQVPNFSFKQVEETILEELGSKFNEIDQIICDPVGSASLAQVHRGTLKDGKEVVFKVQRPNLKELFIIDLGIMQQIAGLLQKNKNWSRGRNWVAIAKECRKVLMKELDFNCEAQYAARFRQQFLDDENVEVPEVIWDMSSEKVLCLSYLEGTKISDLEKLQSQEINLSKIAEVGAISYLKQLVNYGFFHADPHPGNLAVSNKGKLIFYDFGMMGNISNNLQTRLGGMVQAAALRDASSLVSQLQQAGLISKDIDIGPVRRLVRLMLKEALTPPFSPNIIEKLSGDLYELVYETPFQLPVDLIFVMRALSTFEGVGRMLDPGFNLVSVTKPYLIELMTSNNQTPNDLINQFGRQVGELGSKAVGIPKRIDESLERLEQGDLQLQIRMGESDRQFKKMFTAQKTLGHSILIGSLSIASALLVTNKQNNFALLPLFFALPISIDWIKCQLSMSKGSRLEKLKR, from the coding sequence ATGAGTTATTACATTCTTCATGATCTTTTTAAAAAATTGAAGAGGGGCTTTCTTATATGGATAACCCTGATTTCGCTTTTAATAATTTTGTGGCTAGATAATCTTAGATTTACAATTTTCCAAACTAAGAGCCATAAAAAAAGTAGAATCCAAATTAAACGAGCTAAGTGGTTTACTAATCAATTAATTAACCTTGGTTCAGCATTTATTAAAATTGGACAATTATTATCTGCAAGACCTGATTTAATTCCTAATACCTGGATACAGGAATTATCTAAATTGCAGGATCAAGTTCCTAATTTTTCATTTAAGCAAGTTGAAGAAACTATCCTAGAAGAACTAGGTTCAAAGTTTAATGAAATAGATCAAATAATATGCGATCCGGTTGGATCAGCATCACTAGCTCAGGTTCATAGGGGGACTTTAAAAGATGGTAAGGAAGTAGTATTTAAAGTTCAAAGACCCAATTTAAAAGAATTATTTATTATTGATTTGGGCATAATGCAGCAAATAGCAGGATTGTTGCAGAAAAATAAAAATTGGAGTCGCGGAAGAAACTGGGTTGCGATTGCGAAAGAATGCAGGAAAGTTCTTATGAAGGAACTTGATTTTAATTGTGAAGCACAATATGCAGCAAGATTTAGACAGCAATTTCTTGATGATGAAAATGTTGAAGTTCCTGAAGTAATTTGGGATATGAGTAGTGAAAAAGTGCTTTGTTTAAGTTATCTAGAAGGAACAAAAATAAGCGATTTAGAAAAATTACAATCCCAAGAAATTAATTTATCAAAAATTGCAGAAGTAGGTGCCATCAGCTACCTGAAACAATTAGTGAATTACGGTTTTTTTCATGCAGATCCTCATCCAGGTAATCTAGCAGTTTCAAATAAAGGTAAATTAATTTTTTATGATTTTGGAATGATGGGCAATATCTCAAATAACCTTCAAACAAGGCTAGGGGGAATGGTTCAGGCTGCCGCTTTAAGAGACGCCTCATCACTTGTAAGTCAATTACAACAAGCTGGTCTAATTTCAAAAGATATTGATATAGGACCAGTCAGAAGATTAGTCAGATTAATGCTTAAAGAAGCCTTAACTCCACCATTTAGTCCAAATATAATTGAGAAATTATCTGGCGATTTATACGAACTTGTTTATGAAACCCCATTTCAACTTCCAGTGGATTTAATATTTGTAATGAGAGCTTTATCAACTTTTGAAGGAGTTGGCAGAATGCTTGACCCAGGGTTTAATCTTGTATCAGTGACTAAGCCTTATTTAATAGAACTTATGACTTCTAATAATCAAACTCCTAATGATTTAATCAACCAATTTGGAAGGCAAGTAGGTGAACTAGGATCCAAAGCTGTAGGAATTCCCAAAAGAATAGATGAAAGTTTAGAAAGATTAGAGCAGGGCGATTTACAATTACAAATAAGGATGGGAGAGTCTGATAGACAATTTAAAAAAATGTTTACTGCTCAAAAAACATTAGGCCATTCAATTCTTATTGGAAGCTTATCCATTGCATCTGCTTTACTTGTAACCAATAAACAAAATAATTTTGCATTGTTGCCATTATTTTTTGCACTACCCATAAGTATTGATTGGATAAAATGCCAATTAAGTATGAGTAAAGGCTCACGTTTAGAAAAACTTAAGCGCTAG